From a single Lonchura striata isolate bLonStr1 chromosome 13, bLonStr1.mat, whole genome shotgun sequence genomic region:
- the BCO1 gene encoding beta,beta-carotene 15,15'-dioxygenase → MDTLYGRNKEEHPEPIKAEVQGQLPTWLQGMLLRNGPGMHTIGDSKYNHWFDGLALLHSFTFKNGEVYYRSKFLRSDTYNCNIEANRIVVSEFGTMAYPDPCKNIFAKAFSYLSHTIPEFTDNCLINIMKAGDDFYATGETNFIRKINPQTLETLEKVDYSKYVSVNLATSHPHYDSAGNVLNMGTSIVDKGKTKYLLFKIPSSVPEQGKKKSCFKQLEVVCSIPSHSLLHPSYYHSFGITENYIVFIEQPFKLDILKMATAYMRGVTWASCLAFNKDDKTWFHFIDRRTKKEVPTKFYTDALVFFHHVNAYEEDGHIVFDIIAYTDNSLYDMFYLKNLNRDFEKNAKLTSIPTCRRFVVPLQYDKDALVDSNLVTLPSTATAVKEKDGSIYCQPEILCEGIELPRINYDYNGKKYKYIFATQVQWSPVPTEIAKFNTQTKEMVQWREDDCWPSEPVFVPNPDGKEEDDGVVLTCVVKSDPKDPPFLLILDAKTFSELGRAIVNVDMHMDLHGIFIPQQDMKTETE, encoded by the exons ATGGACACGCTCTATGGCAGGAATAAGGAAGAGCACCCAGAGCCCATAAAAGCTGAGGTGCAGG GGCAGCTGCCCACATGGTTGCAAGGGATGCTGCTCCGAAATGGCCCAGGGATGCACACTATAGGGGACAGCAAGTACAACCACTGGTTTGAtggcctggctctgctgcacagctttacatttaaaaatg GTGAAGTTTACTACAGAAGTAAATTTCTCCGAAGTGACACATACAACTGTAACATAGAAGCAAACAGAATCGTGGTGTCTGAATTTGGGACTATGGCTTATCCAGATCCATGCAAAAACATATTTGCTAA GGCATTCTCCTATTTGTCTCACACCATTCCTGAGTTCACAGACAACTGTCTGATCAACATTATGAAAGCTGGGGATGATTTTTATGCTACTGGTGAGACTAACTTcatcaggaaaattaatccacagACTCTGGAGACATTGGAGAAG GTTGACTACAGCAAATATGTATCTGTAAATCTGGCAACTTCTCACCCACACTATGACAGTGCTGGAAATGTTCTCAACATGGGCACTTCAATAGTTGATAAAGGGAAGACAAAATACCTTCTATTTAAGATTCCTTCCTCTGTACCAG aacaaggaaagaagaaatcttGTTTCAAGCAGCTGGAAGTGGTTTGCTCCATCCCTTCTCACTCTCTGCTCCACCCCAGCTACTACCACAGCTTTGGAATCACAGAGAACTACATTGTCTTCATAGAGCAGCCCTTCAAACTGGATATTCTCAAAATGGCAACTGCTTACATGCGAGGTGTCACCTGGGCTTCCTGCCTGGCCTTTAATAAGGATGATAAG acTTGGTTTCACTTTATAGACAGGAGGACTAAAAAAGAAGTGCCCACCAAGTTTTACACTGATGCTCTGGTGTTTTTTCATCATGTAAATGCTTATGAAGAGGATGGCCACATTGTTTTTGATATTATTGCCTACACAGACAATAGCTTATATgacatgttttatttaaaaaacctgAATAGAGACTTTGAAAAGAATGCCAAACTTACCTCCATACCAACCTGCAGAAGATTTGTGGTTCCTCTTCAGTATGACAAG gatGCTCTAGTGGACTCTAATTTAGTCACACTTCCCTCTACTGCAACTGCTGTAAAGGAGAAAGATGGAAGCATCTATTGCCAACCTGAAATACTATGTGAAG GGATAGAACTGCCTCGCATCAACTATGACTACAATGGCAAAAAATACAAGTATATCTTTGCAACACAAGTCCAGTGGAGTCCAGTTCCTACAGAG ATTGCAAAATTTAATACCCAGACAAAGGAAATGGTCCAGTGGAGAGAGGATGACTGCTGGCCATCCGAGCCTGTTTTTGTTCCCAACCCCGATGGAAAAGAAGAGGACGATG GTGTTGTTCTGACCTGTGTTGTGAAGTCTGATCCAAAGGATCCACCCTTCCTACTTATCTTGGATGCTAAAACTTTCTCAGAGCTGGGTCGAGCCATAGTAAATGTGGACATGCATATGGACCTGCATGGAATATTTATACCACAGCAAGACATGAAAACTGAGACTGAGTAA